The DNA region GGCCCGCCGCCGGGACCGTCGTCCCCGGCCGCGCCGCCCGCCGCGGGCAAGGCGCCGGGCGACTTCACGCGGCTCTTCATCGCCGGCGGGCAGGCCAGCCTGGAGACGGGGAACGGGAGCGGCACGCCCGCCGCGCCGCCCCAGCCGCCGCCGCTCGCGCCGGTGATGCACGCACCGCCGCCTCCGCCCCCGGCGCCGCCGGCCCCCGCGCCGGAGCCCAAGCGCGAGCCCGGCGAGTTCACGCGCATGTTCCAGCAGGCCGCGCCCGTCGCGCCGCCACACGCGCCGTCACCCGCGCCGGCCCCGCCGCCGCTCGCGTCCATCATGCCGCCCCCGATGCCGCCGCTGGCGCCCGTCGCGCCGCCGGCCGCGCCGCCCATGCCGCCCATGCCGCCGATGCCAGCCGCGCCGGCCGCCGCGGCCGAGCCGGCGCTCCGCCCCGGCGAGTTCACGGGGCTCTTCCAGCAGCAGGCGGCGCCGCGGCCCAGCACCCCGCCCGCGCCGTCGCCCTTCGCGCCACTCGGCCCCAGCGCGCCGCCCCCGCTCCCGCCGCCACCGCCACCGCCGTCGGTCGGATCGGTCGGCGGGAGCGCGACGGGCGCCCTCGCCGCGCGCGTCCCGCCCCCGCCGCCGGCCTTCGGCGGGTCACCCTTCGACACGGGCGGGTCGGGTGGTCTGCCGCCGGTCGGCCCGCCGCCGCTGGCGCCGCCGCCGCTGCCGCCGCTTCCGCCACTCCCCACGCCTCAGGGCGCGCCGCCCGCACTCGGCGGCCTCCCGCCGCTGGGCGCGTCCGGGAGCCTGGGGAGCGCCGGGCTGCCCCCCGTCCTCCCGCCGCCAGCCTTCGGCGCGCCGGGCGGGCTCGGGTCCACGGGCGGGCCGTCGCCGTTCGGCGCCCCGGCCGCGCCGGCCGGCGGCAGCGAGTACACGCGGATGATCCGGCAGAGCGTCACGCCGCCCCCGCCGCCGGCCACCGCGCCGGCGCCGGCCGCGGCGCCGCTCCCGGCCACGCCGCGCCGCACGATCCCGATGCCGCTGATCGTCGTGATCAACCTCGTGATCCTGCTCGCGCTGGCGCTCGTGCTCTACTTCGCGCTGCGCCCCAAGCCCGAGACGGCGACGTCGACCGGCACGCCGACGGTCCCGGCGGGCACGCCCGTCCCCAAGGCGCCCGCCGTGCCCGCCCCCACGGTGCCGCCGGCGCCCGCGGTCCCGGTGCCCAAATAGATCGGCTACGTGCTCCGTGCGGCGCGACAGGCCGCGCGGGACGCGTCGGCGCTCCGCGGAGATGGTGCTCGTTGGAGGGAAGCGGATGCTCCGGATCTGGACGGATCGTTCGGATCGCTCCCTGTAGCGCACGGTGCGTCGCCGCCACGCGGAGCGATCCGGAGCATCCGCCTTCATCCGGAGGATCCGCATCCCCAAGAGGCACAGGAGTCCAGCGCGCCGGACCCAAACGACAACAGCAGCAAGGATGAAAGTCCGAGAAGATCGGATGACGACGGATGGCTCCGGTGGAGTGCGAGATCCCTCGCCGCCACACGGAGCCATCCGTCGTTATCAGATCCTTTCAGATCTTCATCCTTGCTGCCGTTCGCAGTTCAAGGATCCGCAGCCCGCAGTCCGCAGCCCTACTGCAGCACCACCACCAGCTCCAGCCGCGCCTGCGGGATCTCGGCCGGCACGAACACCGCCAGGTTGCGCGCCCGCGTCACCGCGTCCCACGCCGCACCCGCGCGCCCGACCGCGAAGTAGAGGAAGTCGAGCTTCACCGGCACCGCCGCCGGCGGCTGCGGCACGTGCACCAGCTCCAGCCCCGGCAGCGCCTGACGGATCAGCGTATCCACGACGTCGGCCGAGCCGACCTTGCAGCCGTGGACGACGCGCGAGACCAGCTCCGCCTGGCGCATCGGCGCGCTGACGGCGAGGTACCACTGCGGCGCCGCGAGCCACTTCTCCTGGTCCAGCGCCGCCGCCTGCACGAGCGGCGCGACCGTGCGCAGCGGGATCGCGATCGCCGTCTCCGGCACCGCCGTCTCCAGCAGCTCCAGCAGCCGCGCCTCCAGCTGCCCGAAGCACTCGCCCAGCCGCATGTGGTCGTAGACCGGCAGCGGGCGCCCCGCGGGCGCGAACGTCGTCAGCGCGCCGGCGAGCGCGATCATCGCGTCCCACAGCGGCTCCGGATGCCCGCCGCGCACCTCCGCCAGGTGCCGCAGCGCCGGCAGGTGCGTGTTCAGCGTGTACAGCAGCCAGAAGCTCGCGACGTCCGTGATCGAGAAGTCGGCCAGCCCCTGGTTGCGCTGCCGCCGCGAGCCGGCGAGCGCCGTCGCCTTGGCCGTCACCCGCTCCAGGACGCGCCGCGCCATCCCCATCAGCGCGTCGCTGGCCGAGAGCTCCAGCAGCGGCGGCACGAACGTCGGGTCGAGCGTCACCTCGCCGCCCGGCGCGCGCAGCAGCCGCGCGATCGGCATCGTCGTGTAGCCCTCGGTCGCGTCGCCCTCCAGCAGCAGCCGCAGGTTCGACCGCGCCACCTGGATCGGCCGCTCCGCCAGCCCCGTGGTCTCGTCGCGCGCCAGCTGCTCCTCCGCGCGCCAGCGCGCGGTCGAGGCGCCCGCCGCGTACGTCTCGCGCCCGGCGATGTTGCGCGCCCCCGCGCGGTACTCGGGCACCGCCAGCGACACCAGCAGCGCGCGCTGGTCCTGCGCCCACGCCACGTCCAGCGCGCGCGGCGGCGGCGTCGGGTCGGCGCCCGGCGCGTCGAACAGCAGCCCGTCCGGCATGCGCCCCGAGACCGCGCGCACCACCAGCGTGCCGCCCGTCAGCGCCTCGCGGTCCAGGTCCAGCCGTGTCAGCCCCCACGGGCAGAAGGTCAGCGCGCCGAGCTGCGCGCGCAGGAGGTCGTCGTGATAGCGGTCCTGCGCCTGGAGGTGCTGCGGCGTCAGGAGCGTGCCCTTGGTCCAGAGCACGGGGTGCAGGGAAGGCATGCGCTACAACGTACGGTGGTCGCGCGATCCTGCCAGCGGACGCGCCGCCGTGCATCTGACCCTGGACGCTCCGCGCGGCACGTCCCACTTTGCCTCGCCGCCGCCCGCCCCGGGCGCGCCGCCGCCTCTCCGCTGGATTCCGCCGCCTCGCCTCTCCCGCCATGAGCACCGCCGCGCCGCCGACCGCCGCCGCCCTCACGCCGCCCGCCGCCCTCCCCATCCAGCCCGAGGCGCCGGCTGCGGCCTTCGACGCGGCGCGCGCGCTGTTCGCGCGCGTCGGCTTCGACGAGCCGACCATCGCGCGGCGCATGGGCGGGCCGAACCTCTTCGGCTTCCCGCGCCTGGCGGAGCGCCGGGCGACGATGGCCGGTCCGGTGGAGGACGCGGGCGCGGCGCTCGTCCGCCTGCTGCTCGACAGCGAGCCGCTCCCGCGCGCGCTGGTCGAGTCGCTCGTCGGCGGCGACGACGTCGCCAACCTGATCGCCCTCGGCCTCCTCGCCCGGGATCCGCAGGACGGCGAGCGCCTGCGCGGCACCATGCTCCTGACGCCGCTGCAGGGGCTCTGGCTCGTGTCCGACATCCCGCCCTTCTCGCGGCGGCCGCGCCTGGGCAGCGAGTCGGCGGACTTCGTCTTCCCGCCGGCCAACCAGCTCACGCGCCAGTTCCTCGACACGATCCCGCCGCTCCGCGGGCAGCACATGGTCGAGCTGTGCGCGGGCTCCGGGATGGTGGCGCTCAAGGCGCTGCGCGAGGGCGCGCCGAGCGCGTGGGCCACCGACATCGCCGCGCGCAGCGTCGCCTGCTCGCGCTTCAACGCCCGCCTCAACGC from Roseisolibacter agri includes:
- the tssK gene encoding type VI secretion system baseplate subunit TssK, whose translation is MPSLHPVLWTKGTLLTPQHLQAQDRYHDDLLRAQLGALTFCPWGLTRLDLDREALTGGTLVVRAVSGRMPDGLLFDAPGADPTPPPRALDVAWAQDQRALLVSLAVPEYRAGARNIAGRETYAAGASTARWRAEEQLARDETTGLAERPIQVARSNLRLLLEGDATEGYTTMPIARLLRAPGGEVTLDPTFVPPLLELSASDALMGMARRVLERVTAKATALAGSRRQRNQGLADFSITDVASFWLLYTLNTHLPALRHLAEVRGGHPEPLWDAMIALAGALTTFAPAGRPLPVYDHMRLGECFGQLEARLLELLETAVPETAIAIPLRTVAPLVQAAALDQEKWLAAPQWYLAVSAPMRQAELVSRVVHGCKVGSADVVDTLIRQALPGLELVHVPQPPAAVPVKLDFLYFAVGRAGAAWDAVTRARNLAVFVPAEIPQARLELVVVLQ